GTTCATGAAGATGCTCTTTTAGATGCACTGCAACATAAAAAGATTGCTGGCGCGGCCCTGGATGTTTTCGAGAATGAACCAAACCCCAACACAGCCTTCCTAAATCTTGATAATGTTTTGCTAACGCCGCATATTGGTAGCGCCACCACAGAAACACGGATAGCCATGACCAATCTAGCCGTAGATAATTTAGAAGCCTTCTTTGCAAAACAACCCCTTCTCTCTGAAGTACATCATTAAAACGGAGTCAGCATGACCATTTCTTTACATCCTTCCACCTTGCCAGCAGTGTTATCACCAGTACTAACACCCTTCAAAGCAGACGGAGAACCGGATGAACAAAAATTACTAAAGCAGTGCAAATGGCTAGAAGCGAATGGCGTAGGTCAGGCGATCTTTGGCACAAACTCCGAAGCAAATTCCATGTCTGCTCCACAAAAAATGCATGCCTTGACCGCCTTAATTGAGGGCGGATTAAATCCAGGGCACATGATGCCTGGCACTGGTGCAACCTCCATTCATGCCACCGTCAATATGACTACTCACGCAGTGAACCATAAGTGCGCTGGCGTATTAATGCTGCCACCTTTCTATTACAAAGATGTCACTGACGATGGTTTGTTTGCTTATTTTTCTGAGGTAATTCAGAAGGTTGGCAGCTCTGCTCTTCAGGTCTATATCTACAACATTCCGCCAGTAACCAAAATCAACCTAAGTCTTTCCTTGCTAGAACGCTTGGCTAAAGAGTATCCAAAAACGATTGTGGGTATGAAAGATAGCTCCGGAGATTGGGCTTATACAGAATCCGTCATTAAGATGTTGGCGCCCTCTGGCTTCCGCGTTTATGCTGGTAGCGAAGTATTCTTAATGCGTGCACTGCGTGCTGGTGGCGTAGGCTGCATTTCTGCCACCGCAAACATCAATCCAAAAGCAATCGCTGAATTAGCCGCACATTGGAGAGAGTCCGACGCGGATGAGCGCCAAGCAGGTTTAGATCAAGTACGCGGTATTTTTGCAAAGTACCAAATGATTGCTGGCATGAAAACAGCAGTAGCCCATTACAGCAAAGATCCTGAGTGGTTAAGGGTGCGCCCACCACTAATGCAATTGAGCGCAGATCAACAGGTGCAATTATTAAGTGAGCTCAAAGCAATCAATTTCAGCATGCCAGGCCTTTAATTAAACTGATTACATAATCATTAGGAGATAACCATGAAACTACTTAAAGTGATTCTGCTTTCCCTCAGCTTTTTATGGGCAAGCGCCCAAGCACAAAATATTTCTATTGCAACTGGTGGAACTGGTGGCGTTTATTACCCAATGGGTGGCGGACTTGCTGCTGTTCTCTCTAGCAAAGTTCCCGGGATGTCCGCTACCGCTGAAGTTACCGGCGGATCTGTAGACAATTTAAAGCTAGTGGGTACTGGCAAACCTTATGTTGGTTTTGCCATGG
Above is a genomic segment from Polynucleobacter sp. MG-5-Ahmo-C2 containing:
- a CDS encoding dihydrodipicolinate synthase family protein encodes the protein MTISLHPSTLPAVLSPVLTPFKADGEPDEQKLLKQCKWLEANGVGQAIFGTNSEANSMSAPQKMHALTALIEGGLNPGHMMPGTGATSIHATVNMTTHAVNHKCAGVLMLPPFYYKDVTDDGLFAYFSEVIQKVGSSALQVYIYNIPPVTKINLSLSLLERLAKEYPKTIVGMKDSSGDWAYTESVIKMLAPSGFRVYAGSEVFLMRALRAGGVGCISATANINPKAIAELAAHWRESDADERQAGLDQVRGIFAKYQMIAGMKTAVAHYSKDPEWLRVRPPLMQLSADQQVQLLSELKAINFSMPGL